Proteins encoded within one genomic window of Humulus lupulus chromosome 1, drHumLupu1.1, whole genome shotgun sequence:
- the LOC133803924 gene encoding uncharacterized protein LOC133803924, whose translation MESALGMNLIAVLAQHHNIARAMARNEELRAELQAAQTALAAVQATLATAQQGKLDAKATLAASQKCEQAAKAALAALQVELAEAKAKQLEAETTTKEEKAASLSSMESMLYHCWAFNATSPSWPLKCGIPTLRSLKLGFYKSSLRPGMPPPLASRRSRRLHPQSILEGLDFLFLHIFFVNICHLAWCKVIFPRDNLFIILISNFFYLFVFSLIVSYVYDLHIKILGIDF comes from the exons ATGGAATCcgcgctggggatgaaccttatA GCGGTTTTGGCTCAGCACCACAACATAGCTCGGGCAatggctaggaatgaagagctTCGGGCCGAGCTCCAGGCTGCTCAGACCGCCCTGGCTGCCGTCCAAGCTACCCTCGCAACTGCTCAACAAGGCAAGCTAGACGCCAAGGCTACCCTTGCAGCGTCTCAAAAGtgcgagcaggctgcaaaggctGCCTTGGCTGCTCTTCAAGTCGAGCTCGcggaggccaaagccaagcagtTGGAGGCCGAGACTACTACTAAGGAGGAGAAGGCGGCCTCActatcctccatggagagcatgttataccactgctgggccttcaacgcaacttctccttcctggccttTGAAGTGTGGGATCCCTACCTTGAGAAGTTTAAAGCTCGGATTCTACAAGAGCAGTCTGAGACCGGGGATGCCTCCACCGCTGGCGAGCAGGAGATCAaggaggttacatcctcagagcATCCTGGAGGGTCttgattttctttttcttcatattttttttgtaaacatttgccATTTGGCCTGGTGCAAGGttatttttcctcgagacaatttatttataattctaatatctaattttttttatctatttgtcttttccttgattgttTCTTATGTTTATGACTTGCACATCAAAATCttaggaatcgacttttag